The nucleotide sequence GATGTTGGATGTTCAGAATGCGTTTCTTCATGCCGTTCTAGAGGAAGAAGTCTATATGAGACAACCACCTGGTTATGAGGTAAAAGGAAAGGAGAATTATCTATGCAAACTTGATAAAGCTCTGTATGGACTAAAACAAGCACCTAGGGTTTGGTACTCCAAGTTAAGTGAAAAACTTCAAATACTTTGTTTCAAATCATCCAAGGGAGATACTTCTTTGTTCTTCTACAGAAAGGGAAATATCACTATTTTTATgttggtttatgttgatgatattattgttgctAGCTCATCACAAGATGCAACTGTAGCATTGCTAGAAGATCTTAAGAAGGATTTTGCCTTGAAAGATTTGGGTGATCTTCGTTATTTCTTGGGTATTGAGGTGAGAAAGGTAAAAGATGGAATACTCCTTACTCAAGAAAAATATGTCCTGGATATGCTTAAGGGTGCAGGAATGGTAAATTGTAAGGCTTCAAACATGCCCCTCTCCACGTCAGAAAAGCTGTCAAGAGAAGAAGGGGAGCCTTTAGGGGCCGAGGAATCAACAAAATATAGGAGCATAGTAGGTGCTTTGCAGTACTTGACACTGACAAGACCTGACATTTGTTTCCCTGTTAATAAAGTATGCCAGTACTTGCATTCTCCTACTTCTCAACATATGACAGTTGTCAAGAGAATTTTGAGATATCTCAAGGGTACTATGAGTACGGGTCTGAAATTTACCAAGTCaactttcaatgttgttagtgctttctctgatgctgactgggcaggatgtccAGATGACAGAAGGTCGACAGGAGGTTTTTGTGTGTTCTTTGGTCCAAATTTGAtttcttggagtgcacgtaagcaaGCTACTGTTTCTCGGTCTAGTACAGAGGCAGAGTACAAATCTTTAGCCAATGCCACTGCTGAGATTATTTGGGTTCAAACTTTGCTACGTGAACTTGGAGTCATGCACTCACCAGTTGCACGTCtctggtgtgataatattggtgccaCATATCTGTCAgcaaatccagtgtttcatgcaagGACAAAACACATAGAAGTGGACTATCATTTTGTTCGAGAGAGAGTAGCTAACAAACTACTAGATATCTGTTTTATTCCCACAggtgatcaagttgcagatggtttTACCAAAGCTTTGTCATGGAAGAAGTTAGAAGACTTTAAGGACAATCTCTACTTGGTGAAGCTGTGATTGAGGGGGCGCGTTAGAAAGAGTCATGTACAAGGTATACGGTATTGTGTAAACCGTATATCGTAGAGAGGTAGGTAGATTGCGTGCGTTGTAATCTAGGTGGTTAGGTTGTTAGGGTTTATCCTTATCTCTTGTATAGATTTCTTGAGGATCAATCCACAACCTAACTACCGTATGTTGTAATCTATCATTGCCTATATAACACGAACGCGTCCCTGCTCAAAGGCATACGCTTCCACGTAATCTTTCAGTCGGCTCCAAGGCACGGAGCTTTCGCTTGGCAATTCACCCGTGGGACCACCAGGCTGCCAGAAGAAGCGTTTATAGGAAATTAAACTACGCAAGGTACCGATCTGTTATTATTATTTTTCGTGGACAAGCCATCGATGTATTTAGCCAGGTCATGCAAGAGAGTCGATCGACACGTACAGACGTACACGGCCAGGCTGGATCTATATATATAGAGCAAGTAAGTCCTCGGGGAGATCGATCTATCTAGGGCAGGCAGGCCATGGAGGATGAGACGGCGGCACCAGCGGCCAAGATCCGGATCAAGACGAACCCGTACATCCCCCATGAGGTCGTCACCGAGATCCTCCTCCGGCTGCCCGTCACATCACTTCTCCGGTTCAGGTGTGTCTCCAAGGCATGGCACACCACCATCTCCAACGATCCATCCTTCCAGTGCACGCACCTTCGCCGGCACAGGACCGACGACCCGTGCCTGCTCATCGCCCCGCGGATCCATGCGATCGGCAAAAATTTCAACGGTAGCCTCACCGGCCTCTACCAGTGGGAGGAGGACCATGCCTACGGCACCGCGACGGCCCTCCTGTACCCAATGCCGGTACCTCCGTTTCCCGAATTTCTCGAGGCGCACGACCTTGTCCATTGCGACGGGCTGGTGCTCGTGGGAACCCGGTCCGCAGCGTGGGTGCTCAACCCAGTGATGCGCCGCGTCGTGGAATTACCCTGGGGGCGCCTTGGCGGTTCAACGTCCTTCAGCTACCTCGAGGCGTTCGGTCTCGGGCGCGACCCTCGCTCCGACGCCTACAAGGTCGTTCGTTTCTTCATGCCTCCGCGTGTAGAGGTGTTGACGATTGGAAGCTCAGAACGGTGCTGGCACGAGACGGTGTCACAACCCCCGTGGTTTCACGTCAAGAGGCGGCCGGCGGCGATCTGCTTCAAGGGGTCCTTGATCTGGACAGTTGATCAAAAGAATCGTAATGGTCAATTGGGTTTTCTGCGGTTTAGGTTGGATGAAGAAACATTCAGCCTCATTCTACCACCTCCTTGCTGGTCATGGGACGACCACGAGGCATCCACTTTATCTGAGTTGAGGGAAGTGCTGTGCTTGACCACAAGTGTAGGGTTAATGAATCGATCCCTTGACATGTGGATATGCACCGACTTGGACCTTccacaatgggagaagtgctacaACATCCTCTCTGACTGGACCCAACCTCTTCATCCGGTGGCTATGTTGGGTAATGGAGTACTCGTGTGCCGATCCTCTGGTAATTATCTGCACCGCTGCACTTTTCAACCTGGAAAAGGTGTCACGGTCAACCATACAATTTGTATGAATGACCTAAGATATGACAACCTCGACGAGGACACACTTGTTGAATATCCAAGCCGAACTGCCACATACTTTGATGCAATCCCCTACGTCCCAAGCTTCGTCTTAATCTAGCTGAAGTTTCAGCTTGGGTAACATTTGGTGCAACAAAGGCTTCCTCTCATTGAAGCCTTTCATTCTTTACCTAGATCAGTCAGTATGCATTGCTTATCTTCTTGTAAGAAAATTACGTATCAATTAAGTTTAGAACATCACAAGGCATCTATCTGAAACTTTTCATTAGTCAGTCTGATAATCATCATACGCTGCACCCATTAAGCAGTGTTGAGATATTGCACACCGACGTGAAAACCTCTCTTTACCAGGTGTGGCTGGATGTGATGAGATTTTTGCATCCTCAGTGAGATGCTCGTTTTTTTTACTTTTGAATAAATTTAGGTTGTGTGAGCAGCTAACGTTGTCATCGGTCT is from Triticum aestivum cultivar Chinese Spring chromosome 3A, IWGSC CS RefSeq v2.1, whole genome shotgun sequence and encodes:
- the LOC123059657 gene encoding putative F-box protein At1g47790 — protein: MEDETAAPAAKIRIKTNPYIPHEVVTEILLRLPVTSLLRFRCVSKAWHTTISNDPSFQCTHLRRHRTDDPCLLIAPRIHAIGKNFNGSLTGLYQWEEDHAYGTATALLYPMPVPPFPEFLEAHDLVHCDGLVLVGTRSAAWVLNPVMRRVVELPWGRLGGSTSFSYLEAFGLGRDPRSDAYKVVRFFMPPRVEVLTIGSSERCWHETVSQPPWFHVKRRPAAICFKGSLIWTVDQKNRNGQLGFLRFRLDEETFSLILPPPCWSWDDHEASTLSELREVLCLTTSVGLMNRSLDMWICTDLDLPQWEKCYNILSDWTQPLHPVAMLGNGVLVCRSSGNYLHRCTFQPGKGVTVNHTICMNDLRYDNLDEDTLVEYPSRTATYFDAIPYVPSFVLI